GCTCCTCGCCGGCGGCCTTCATCGACTCGGGGCCGATGAACGTGCGCGCCAGGTTGTCGGCCATCGTGGTCTCGTAGAAGCGCTTGAGCGTCTCGGCCTTCATGCGCAGCGCCAGCGGCGCCTTGTCGCCGGTCTCGATCGCCGTGATCTTGGGATCGAACGTGAACTCGGCGCCCATCTCCTTGGCCAGCTCGGCCATGCCGGCGACGTCGGCGGCGTTGGTCTCCATGACCGGGGCCTTGAGCAGCACGGCCATCTTGCGCGCGAGCAGGCGCCGGGCCGCGGCGACCGTGCGGTCCCACGAGCCCGGCATCCGGGTGATCTCCTCGTGCTTGCCCTTGTGGCCGGCGTAGAGCGACAGGTCGAACTGGATCGGCCGCAAGGTCGCGAGGAAGTCGGCGCGCTTGTCGCTGATGTGGTGGCCGGTGGTCAGGACCTTGAGCGCGAAGCCCTTGGCGTGGGCCGCCGCCAGGATCTGGTCGGCGTCCTTGCGCATGAAGAACTCGCCGCCCATGAAGGTCAGGAACAGCACGCCCATCGCGGCGATCTCGTCGAGGACGCGCTCGATCTCGGCGAACGACAGCTCGTCGTCGTGGGCGTCGTGCTCCTGGTAGCAGTGCACGCACTCGTAGTTGCAGCG
The genomic region above belongs to Myxococcales bacterium and contains:
- a CDS encoding radical SAM protein; translated protein: MKPLRGAADLLAARAQREGWPVTVTFQVTDRCNYECVHCYQEHDAHDDELSFAEIERVLDEIAAMGVLFLTFMGGEFFMRKDADQILAAAHAKGFALKVLTTGHHISDKRADFLATLRPIQFDLSLYAGHKGKHEEITRMPGSWDRTVAAARRLLARKMAVLLKAPVMETNAADVAGMAELAKEMGAEFTFDPKITAIETGDKAPLALRMKAETLKRFYETTMADNLARTFIGPESMKAAGEELRPLHHAPCRAGQQSVSIAPNGEVWPCNALPMPCGDLRQQSFAEIWAGSTQLEAVRALRWATLAECNRCSLRPYCQRCHGMALVEHGEVAGPSLEACRHAVQIRDSLRDRGLVPATETALPPTWDRVDADGQHQRKAAEATGRRRVAALRVLS